In a single window of the Shumkonia mesophila genome:
- a CDS encoding 3-ketoacyl-ACP reductase, with protein MAKDRKVALITGGRRGIGFGIAKALAAQGLDIAINGVSPEDGAGAAIAELGALGAEVLYVQGDVADPADHARMVEAVKARFGRLDVLINNAGIGPRSRDDILTATPENYDHVMQTNLRGPYFLTQRVANFMVEQKKADAAFEGMIVFITSISSTVVSVNRGEYCISKAGLSMAAQLYAVRLAEFGIPVHEVRPGIIATDLTAGVKAKYDKLFAEGLALLPRWGTPEDVGRAVAALVRGDLAYSTGQVIMVDGGMQIQTL; from the coding sequence ATGGCTAAGGACCGCAAGGTTGCGCTGATCACCGGCGGGCGCCGGGGGATCGGCTTTGGCATCGCCAAGGCGCTGGCCGCGCAGGGCCTGGACATCGCCATCAACGGCGTCAGCCCGGAAGACGGCGCCGGTGCCGCCATCGCCGAGCTTGGGGCCCTGGGGGCCGAGGTTCTCTACGTCCAGGGCGACGTCGCCGATCCCGCCGACCATGCGCGCATGGTCGAGGCGGTCAAGGCCCGCTTCGGGCGGCTCGATGTGCTGATCAACAACGCCGGCATCGGGCCGCGCTCGCGCGACGATATCCTGACCGCCACCCCCGAAAACTACGACCACGTCATGCAGACCAACCTGCGCGGTCCCTACTTCCTGACCCAGCGCGTCGCCAACTTCATGGTCGAGCAGAAGAAGGCCGATGCCGCCTTCGAGGGCATGATCGTCTTCATCACCTCGATCTCCTCGACCGTGGTGTCGGTCAATCGCGGCGAGTACTGCATCTCCAAGGCCGGGCTTTCCATGGCCGCCCAGCTCTATGCCGTGCGCCTGGCCGAATTCGGCATCCCGGTGCACGAAGTCAGGCCCGGCATCATCGCCACCGACCTCACCGCCGGGGTCAAGGCGAAGTACGACAAGCTGTTCGCCGAGGGGCTGGCGCTGCTGCCGCGCTGGGGCACGCCCGAGGACGTCGGCCGGGCGGTCGCCGCCCTGGTGCGTGGCGACCTCGCCTATTCCACCGGCCAGGTCATCATGGTCGACGGCGGCATGCAGATTCAGACGCTTTAG
- a CDS encoding tripartite tricarboxylate transporter TctB family protein, with amino-acid sequence MKPDTLTKADLITGLVLIVFSLTLIEESWRMPRLEQLGVHPSSVPGLVPGLLGVILLILGAVLTVRSVRRGGHHLGITRENTGQTIRQPGNLRLLITLVLCVVYAAFMIGNMPYWLATGIFTFLFIALFEWRPEAERRARVRGLAFAAVIAAVVAGAVTWVFANLFLVTLP; translated from the coding sequence ATGAAACCCGATACCCTGACGAAGGCCGACCTGATCACGGGTCTGGTCCTGATCGTTTTCAGTCTGACGTTGATTGAAGAATCCTGGCGCATGCCGCGCCTGGAACAACTGGGCGTACACCCGTCGAGCGTGCCGGGCCTGGTGCCGGGCCTCCTCGGCGTCATTCTGCTGATCCTCGGCGCCGTCCTGACCGTCCGTTCGGTCAGGCGCGGCGGCCATCATCTGGGCATTACCCGCGAGAACACGGGCCAGACGATCCGCCAGCCGGGCAATCTGCGCCTGCTCATCACCCTGGTGCTGTGCGTCGTCTACGCCGCCTTCATGATCGGCAACATGCCCTATTGGCTGGCGACCGGCATCTTCACCTTCCTGTTCATCGCCCTGTTCGAGTGGCGCCCCGAGGCCGAGCGCCGGGCGCGCGTGCGCGGACTGGCGTTTGCCGCCGTCATCGCGGCCGTTGTCGCGGGGGCGGTGACCTGGGTCTTTGCCAACCTTTTCCTGGTGACGCTGCCGTGA
- a CDS encoding AsmA family protein produces the protein MKKGLLIGGGVVVVVIAVAVFYLWSNLGSVIKAAVEKYGSEITQAKVTLNAVDLSASSGEGSLKGLTVGNPAGFATDSAFRLGAVSLKVDTGSITGDPIVINEVVIQAPEVTYEWATGGSNLDVIKRNIDAFTQKMGAGKSASSDDGAGKKVIIENLYVRDGRVDVAAQFLQGKKMGTPLPTIHLKDIGKEKKGASASEVADKVMSAIIASAGKAVSSLNLDDLAKKAGAQLDAVKGQAGDIMKKATEGAGGTGDTLKEGAAGAGDAIKGLLGGKK, from the coding sequence ATGAAAAAGGGACTTCTTATCGGTGGCGGCGTCGTTGTCGTCGTTATCGCCGTGGCGGTGTTCTATCTGTGGTCCAACCTGGGCTCGGTGATCAAGGCCGCGGTCGAGAAGTACGGCTCCGAGATCACCCAGGCCAAGGTTACCCTGAACGCGGTCGACCTCTCCGCCTCCTCGGGCGAGGGGTCGCTGAAGGGGCTGACCGTCGGCAACCCCGCCGGGTTTGCGACGGACAGCGCGTTCCGGCTGGGCGCCGTCAGCCTCAAGGTCGACACCGGCTCCATTACCGGCGATCCCATCGTCATCAACGAGGTCGTCATCCAGGCGCCGGAAGTGACCTACGAGTGGGCCACCGGCGGCAGCAACCTCGACGTCATCAAGAGAAACATCGACGCCTTTACCCAGAAGATGGGCGCCGGCAAGTCCGCGTCGTCCGATGACGGCGCCGGCAAGAAAGTGATCATCGAGAACCTGTATGTGCGCGACGGCCGCGTCGATGTCGCCGCCCAGTTCCTGCAGGGCAAGAAGATGGGGACGCCGCTTCCCACCATCCACCTCAAGGACATCGGCAAGGAGAAGAAGGGCGCCAGCGCCAGCGAGGTGGCCGACAAGGTGATGTCGGCGATCATCGCCTCGGCCGGCAAGGCGGTATCGTCGCTCAACCTGGACGACTTGGCCAAAAAGGCCGGCGCGCAGCTTGACGCCGTCAAGGGCCAGGCCGGCGACATCATGAAGAAGGCGACCGAGGGCGCCGGCGGCACCGGCGACACCCTCAAGGAAGGCGCCGCCGGTGCCGGCGACGCCATCAAGGGCCTGCTGGGCGGCAAGAAGTAG
- a CDS encoding Gfo/Idh/MocA family protein, with protein MAEKRLGVIMNGVTGRMGTNQHLVRSVLEINKEGGVVLKDGTRVVLDPILVGRNADKVSRLAKAHGVERWTTDLDAALADKKDELFFDAASTQLRAALVKKAITAGKHIYVEKPTADTLEDAQEIYRLAKKAGIKHGVVQDKLYLPGLLKLKMLRQAGFFGRILSCRIDFGYWVFEGDLQPIQRPSWNYRKADGGGIVLDMMPHWRYVVDNVFGNMTGLFCMPVNHIEKRWDEQGQPYKADCDDAAYAILQLEGGAVAQINFDWNVRVRRDDLVTFKIDGTHGSAVAGLVDCWTQERVNTPRPVWNPDTSVATDYFKDWQKMPTVLPPQNAFRIEWEMFIRHLYDGAPFPHGLLEGAKGLQTVELAFKSWAEKRWVEVPKLED; from the coding sequence ATGGCTGAGAAGCGCCTTGGCGTCATCATGAACGGGGTGACGGGCCGCATGGGGACCAACCAGCATCTGGTCCGCTCGGTGCTGGAGATCAACAAGGAAGGGGGCGTCGTGCTCAAGGACGGCACGCGAGTCGTGCTCGACCCCATCCTGGTCGGCCGCAACGCCGACAAGGTGAGCCGCCTGGCCAAGGCGCACGGCGTGGAACGCTGGACCACCGACCTCGACGCGGCGCTGGCCGACAAGAAGGACGAACTGTTCTTCGACGCCGCCAGCACCCAGTTGCGCGCCGCCCTGGTCAAGAAGGCCATTACCGCCGGCAAGCACATCTATGTCGAGAAGCCGACCGCCGACACCCTGGAGGACGCACAGGAAATCTACCGCCTGGCCAAGAAGGCCGGCATCAAGCACGGCGTCGTCCAGGACAAGCTTTATCTCCCCGGCCTGCTCAAGCTCAAGATGCTGCGCCAGGCCGGTTTCTTCGGCCGCATCCTGTCTTGCCGCATCGACTTCGGCTACTGGGTGTTCGAGGGCGACCTGCAGCCGATCCAGCGGCCGAGCTGGAATTACCGCAAGGCGGACGGCGGCGGCATCGTGCTCGACATGATGCCCCACTGGCGCTATGTGGTCGACAACGTGTTCGGCAACATGACGGGCCTGTTCTGCATGCCGGTCAACCACATCGAGAAGCGCTGGGACGAACAGGGGCAGCCCTATAAGGCCGACTGCGACGACGCCGCCTACGCCATCCTGCAACTGGAAGGCGGCGCCGTGGCGCAGATCAACTTCGACTGGAACGTCAGGGTGCGCCGCGACGATCTGGTGACCTTCAAGATCGACGGCACCCACGGTTCGGCGGTGGCCGGGCTGGTCGACTGCTGGACCCAGGAGCGGGTCAACACGCCGCGCCCGGTGTGGAACCCCGATACCTCGGTGGCGACCGACTATTTCAAGGACTGGCAGAAGATGCCGACCGTGCTGCCGCCCCAGAACGCCTTCAGGATCGAGTGGGAGATGTTCATCCGCCACCTGTACGACGGCGCGCCCTTCCCGCACGGCCTGCTCGAAGGGGCGAAGGGCCTGCAGACCGTCGAGCTGGCCTTCAAGAGCTGGGCCGAGAAGCGCTGGGTCGAGGTGCCGAAGCTGGAAGACTGA
- a CDS encoding OmpA family protein — protein sequence MLKLGKIAAFGLIAMGLAACGTDLGTAKSVSPKGSAFDQHLYAEYITLSQMEYDEADYKDSDTFALRAIAAGSGKSPAPEAIGARKLPAEKVGELTAARGRLVAVLGAGAANRLPQPAARAQAMFDCWMQEQEENFQPKDIAACRAGFDEAMAKLETAPKPAPMAAAPAPMPAPQPAPGPFLLYFDFDSASVTAEGRKVVAAAAKAIVAGKPASVVVTGYTDRAGSDTYNMVLSKKRADAVVAALKQAGVGSTPVVVNYGEAQPQVQTPDGQREPRNRRVSIVLK from the coding sequence ATGTTGAAACTTGGAAAAATTGCTGCTTTCGGATTGATCGCCATGGGGCTTGCCGCTTGTGGAACGGACCTCGGCACGGCCAAGTCGGTCAGTCCCAAGGGATCGGCCTTCGACCAGCACCTCTACGCGGAATACATCACGCTTTCGCAGATGGAATATGACGAGGCCGACTACAAAGATTCCGATACCTTCGCGCTGCGCGCCATCGCTGCCGGTTCGGGCAAGTCGCCGGCCCCGGAGGCGATCGGTGCCCGTAAGCTGCCGGCCGAAAAGGTCGGCGAGTTGACGGCGGCGCGCGGACGCCTGGTCGCCGTCCTCGGCGCCGGCGCCGCCAACAGGCTGCCGCAACCGGCGGCCCGCGCCCAGGCCATGTTCGACTGCTGGATGCAGGAGCAGGAAGAAAACTTCCAGCCCAAGGACATCGCCGCCTGCCGTGCCGGCTTCGACGAGGCCATGGCCAAGCTCGAAACGGCGCCGAAGCCGGCCCCGATGGCGGCCGCGCCGGCGCCGATGCCGGCGCCGCAGCCGGCGCCCGGACCCTTCCTGCTGTACTTCGACTTCGACAGCGCGAGCGTGACGGCGGAGGGCCGGAAAGTAGTGGCCGCGGCGGCCAAGGCGATCGTCGCCGGCAAGCCGGCCAGCGTCGTCGTTACCGGCTACACCGACCGCGCCGGATCGGACACCTATAACATGGTCCTCTCGAAGAAGCGGGCCGATGCGGTGGTCGCGGCTCTCAAGCAGGCGGGCGTGGGGTCCACCCCCGTCGTCGTCAACTATGGCGAGGCCCAGCCTCAGGTGCAGACCCCCGATGGGCAGCGCGAGCCCAGGAACCGCCGGGTCAGCATCGTCCTCAAGTAG
- a CDS encoding acyl CoA:acetate/3-ketoacid CoA transferase, with product MPTLFMSPADAALRIEDGATVAITAAGGGLLEPEAVCAAIEARFLATGHPRDLTLVNALGFGDAEHTRGINHFAHEGLLKRAVIGLWSWSPRLQAMAEAGAIEAYCLPGGAIMQLLREIGAGRPGLFTHVGLGTFVDPRLGGGKANARTTEDIVELMEIDGREVLRYRPFAVDVGIVRGTYADPRGNISTIEEPADLDVSAVATAAHASGGRVIAQVRERVAAHSLPPRDIRVPGVLVDWVAVDPGQKQTHRAAYEPELSGQARAADPRPLINAAPQAGIRQVIARRAAAELVPGQVVNFGFGIPGGIANMLLEAGTLDQYWISVEQGSHNGAVIDGALFGAAVNPETIVSSVKQFDFYSGGGIDITCLGMGEVDALGNVNVSHLGGRLVGTGGFIDISQNARKVVFCGTFEAKGLKVALADGAIRIERPGEARKFVKAVRHLTFSAARARQSGQEVVYVTERAVFRLTRAGLELTEVAPGVDIRRDILERMDFAPLVTRPATMDPGHFRG from the coding sequence ATGCCCACCCTGTTCATGAGCCCTGCCGACGCCGCCCTTCGCATCGAAGACGGCGCCACCGTCGCCATCACCGCCGCCGGCGGCGGCCTGCTGGAACCGGAAGCCGTGTGCGCCGCCATCGAGGCCCGCTTCCTGGCCACCGGCCACCCGCGCGATCTCACGCTGGTCAACGCGCTGGGCTTCGGCGACGCCGAGCATACGCGGGGCATCAACCATTTCGCCCACGAGGGGCTGCTGAAGCGCGCCGTCATCGGCCTGTGGAGCTGGTCGCCGCGCCTGCAGGCGATGGCCGAGGCCGGCGCCATCGAGGCCTACTGCCTGCCGGGCGGCGCCATCATGCAGTTGCTGCGCGAGATCGGGGCCGGCCGCCCCGGCCTGTTCACCCACGTCGGCCTGGGCACCTTCGTCGACCCGCGCCTGGGCGGCGGCAAGGCCAACGCGCGGACCACCGAGGACATCGTCGAGCTGATGGAAATCGACGGCCGCGAGGTTTTACGTTACCGCCCGTTTGCGGTCGACGTCGGCATCGTGCGCGGCACCTATGCCGATCCGCGCGGCAACATCAGCACCATCGAGGAGCCGGCCGACCTCGACGTCTCGGCGGTGGCCACCGCGGCACATGCCTCGGGCGGCCGGGTGATCGCCCAGGTGCGCGAGCGGGTGGCGGCGCACAGCCTGCCGCCGCGCGACATCCGGGTGCCGGGCGTGCTGGTCGACTGGGTGGCCGTCGATCCCGGCCAGAAGCAGACCCATCGCGCCGCCTACGAGCCCGAACTGTCGGGCCAGGCGCGGGCCGCCGACCCGCGCCCGCTGATCAACGCGGCACCCCAGGCCGGCATCCGCCAGGTGATCGCAAGACGCGCCGCCGCCGAGCTGGTGCCGGGCCAGGTGGTCAACTTCGGCTTCGGCATCCCCGGCGGCATCGCCAACATGCTGCTGGAGGCGGGAACGCTGGACCAGTACTGGATCAGCGTCGAGCAGGGCAGCCACAATGGCGCCGTCATCGACGGCGCGCTGTTCGGCGCCGCCGTCAATCCCGAGACCATCGTCAGTTCGGTCAAGCAGTTCGACTTCTATTCAGGGGGCGGCATCGACATCACCTGCCTCGGCATGGGCGAGGTCGACGCCCTGGGCAACGTCAACGTCTCGCACCTCGGCGGCCGGCTGGTCGGCACCGGCGGCTTCATCGACATCTCGCAGAACGCCCGCAAGGTGGTCTTCTGCGGCACCTTCGAGGCCAAGGGCCTGAAGGTGGCGCTGGCCGACGGGGCGATCCGGATCGAACGGCCGGGCGAGGCCCGCAAGTTCGTGAAGGCCGTCCGCCACCTGACCTTCAGCGCGGCCCGCGCCCGCCAAAGCGGCCAGGAGGTGGTCTACGTCACCGAGCGGGCCGTCTTCAGGCTGACGAGGGCCGGCCTGGAACTGACCGAAGTCGCCCCCGGCGTCGACATCCGCCGCGACATCCTGGAGCGCATGGACTTCGCCCCCCTCGTCACCCGCCCGGCGACCATGGACCCGGGGCATTTCAGGGGATAG
- a CDS encoding sugar phosphate isomerase/epimerase family protein: protein MGDIRYPLSFNQVTAKTKWTLRQAIEGCARHGVTGIAPWRDKLAECGVKAAAKLIRDTGLTVSGLCRGGMFPAPDAAGRKAAIEDNLRALEEAVAIDAQCLVLVCGGLPDGSKDLAGARQMVKDGIAAILPHARSAGMPLAIEPLHPMYAADRNCINTMAQANDICDALGEGVGIAVDVYHLWWDPDLKAEIERAAKADPRRILAYHICDWHYDTKDRLLDRGMMGDGVIDLPLIRKWVEDAGYEGYAEVEILSSRWWDADPDEVMRLCVERHRTVC from the coding sequence ATGGGTGACATCCGCTATCCGCTGTCGTTCAACCAGGTCACGGCCAAGACCAAATGGACCCTGCGCCAGGCCATCGAGGGGTGCGCCCGGCACGGCGTCACCGGCATCGCGCCGTGGCGCGACAAGCTGGCCGAATGCGGCGTCAAGGCGGCGGCCAAGCTGATCCGCGACACCGGCCTGACGGTTTCCGGCCTTTGCCGCGGCGGCATGTTCCCGGCCCCCGACGCCGCCGGCCGCAAGGCCGCCATCGAGGACAACCTGCGTGCCCTCGAAGAGGCCGTCGCCATCGACGCGCAATGCCTGGTCCTGGTCTGCGGCGGCCTGCCCGACGGGTCCAAGGACCTCGCGGGCGCCCGCCAGATGGTCAAGGACGGCATCGCTGCCATCCTGCCGCATGCGCGGTCCGCCGGCATGCCGCTCGCCATCGAGCCGCTGCACCCCATGTACGCGGCCGACCGCAACTGCATCAACACCATGGCCCAGGCCAACGACATCTGCGACGCCCTGGGCGAGGGCGTCGGCATCGCGGTCGACGTCTATCACCTGTGGTGGGACCCCGACCTCAAGGCCGAGATCGAACGCGCCGCCAAGGCCGACCCCCGGCGCATCCTCGCCTACCACATCTGCGACTGGCACTACGACACCAAGGACCGGCTGCTCGACCGCGGCATGATGGGCGACGGCGTCATCGACCTGCCGCTCATCCGCAAATGGGTGGAGGACGCCGGTTACGAGGGCTACGCCGAGGTCGAGATCCTGTCCAGCCGCTGGTGGGACGCCGATCCCGACGAGGTGATGCGCCTTTGCGTCGAGCGTCACCGCACGGTGTGCTAG
- a CDS encoding OmpA family protein, translated as MESLRKVCAFGAIAAALAGCEGLELGQAGPADVDLAPAVAQQALPGPFMIYFNFDSTKVTAEGQKAVASAAAAVAAFMPAAVIVTGHADRAGPDAYNVELSKRRAEAVALALVQAGVTAGIEIFVANYGEAEPQVPTADGKREPRNRRVSIALRRTSAQLQSSGEGHR; from the coding sequence ATGGAAAGTCTTCGTAAGGTCTGTGCCTTTGGCGCCATCGCGGCGGCCCTTGCCGGCTGCGAAGGACTGGAACTGGGGCAGGCGGGGCCGGCCGATGTCGACCTGGCGCCTGCTGTCGCGCAGCAGGCACTGCCGGGTCCGTTCATGATTTACTTCAACTTCGACAGTACCAAGGTGACGGCGGAGGGGCAGAAGGCGGTGGCCTCGGCCGCGGCGGCGGTCGCCGCCTTCATGCCGGCCGCCGTCATCGTTACCGGCCATGCCGATCGCGCCGGTCCGGACGCCTATAACGTGGAACTCTCGAAGCGGCGCGCCGAGGCGGTGGCCCTGGCCCTTGTCCAGGCGGGCGTAACGGCCGGCATCGAAATTTTCGTCGCCAACTATGGCGAGGCCGAGCCGCAGGTGCCGACCGCCGACGGAAAGCGCGAGCCCAGGAACCGGCGGGTCAGCATTGCCCTCAGGCGGACTTCCGCACAATTGCAATCGAGCGGAGAAGGCCACCGGTAG
- a CDS encoding sugar phosphate isomerase/epimerase family protein yields MRIALCNEVIRELDFSAQCDMAAKLGYMGLEVSPFTLGDHPHLLTAGRRAELRQAATEAGIAITGLHWLLVTPQGLSINAPDEAIRKKTVDVIERLIGLCADLGGQVMVHGSPKQRSIPEGDDAAAARGRAVETLAAVARAAEKAGIIYCIEPLARHETNFVNTVAEAAKLVDEIGSPAFRTMIDTSAAGLTETVPVADLIRKWLPTGRIAHIQLNDTNRRAPGQGTDAFGPILSALKRMKYGGVAAVEPFIYEPDGPTTAALAIGYVRGILETLK; encoded by the coding sequence ATGCGAATCGCCCTGTGCAACGAAGTCATTCGTGAACTCGATTTTTCCGCCCAATGCGACATGGCGGCCAAGCTTGGCTACATGGGGCTGGAGGTCTCGCCGTTCACCCTGGGCGACCATCCCCACCTGCTGACGGCGGGCCGGCGGGCCGAACTGCGCCAAGCGGCGACCGAGGCCGGCATCGCCATCACCGGGCTGCACTGGCTGCTGGTGACGCCGCAGGGGCTCTCCATCAACGCCCCCGACGAGGCCATCCGGAAAAAGACCGTCGACGTCATCGAGCGCCTGATCGGTCTGTGCGCCGATCTCGGCGGCCAGGTGATGGTGCACGGCTCGCCCAAGCAGCGGTCCATCCCCGAGGGGGATGACGCGGCGGCGGCCCGCGGCCGCGCCGTCGAAACGCTGGCGGCGGTGGCCCGCGCCGCCGAGAAGGCCGGCATCATTTACTGCATCGAGCCGCTGGCCCGCCACGAGACCAACTTCGTCAACACCGTCGCCGAGGCGGCGAAACTGGTCGACGAGATCGGCAGCCCGGCCTTCCGCACCATGATCGACACCAGCGCCGCCGGGCTGACCGAAACCGTGCCGGTCGCCGACCTCATCCGCAAGTGGCTGCCCACCGGCAGGATCGCCCACATCCAGCTCAACGACACCAACCGGCGGGCGCCGGGCCAGGGCACCGACGCCTTCGGGCCCATCCTCTCGGCGCTCAAGCGGATGAAGTATGGCGGGGTGGCGGCGGTGGAGCCCTTCATCTACGAGCCGGACGGCCCGACCACGGCGGCGCTGGCCATCGGCTACGTCCGCGGCATCCTCGAAACGTTGAAGTAG
- a CDS encoding tripartite tricarboxylate transporter permease, producing MNLLENLLSFLAAIGDFLTPTALFHVAWSTLLGIVIGALPGLTATMGVALMTTLTYKLAPDLAVLILICMYVGAIYGGSRTAILLNIPGTPANAATTLDGNPLARQGLAGKAMGIATSGSVLGSIIGMFFLATLAPLLGTYALKFQSYEFFWLAIFGIVISGHLTALDDPLKGWIAGFLGLSVAMVGQEGIHAYQRFTYGTTELLGGFALIPAMVGAFGLAEVLTVMRNPVAEIVTTARDSVIPKLGEVFRYWRTIIRSGIIGTGVGIIPGVGEDIGAWVSYAAARRKSKERHLFGKGSIEGLMAAECGNNAAVPGALIPVLTLAIPGSAPAAVLLAAMFIHGVRPGPMIMVENPHFVYQVVAMVLFATLAMLVFGLSMTRPLLKVLSVPRERLMPIVFVLCVIGSYAIAERLFDVGVMIAFGIGGYILREMKYPMAPLVLGIILGDILDKSLRRGLVLSDGDLTPFFTRPICAVLFLITLSSVLMSMPPFRRLIGRMVAAVLPGRSSREGN from the coding sequence GTGAACCTGCTTGAAAACCTGCTTTCGTTCCTGGCGGCCATCGGCGATTTCCTGACGCCGACGGCGCTGTTCCACGTCGCGTGGTCGACGCTGCTCGGCATCGTCATCGGCGCCCTGCCCGGGCTGACCGCGACCATGGGTGTGGCCCTGATGACGACGCTGACCTACAAGCTGGCGCCCGACCTGGCCGTGCTCATTCTCATCTGCATGTACGTCGGCGCCATCTACGGCGGCAGCCGCACGGCCATCCTGCTCAACATCCCCGGCACCCCCGCCAACGCCGCCACCACGCTCGACGGCAATCCCCTGGCCAGGCAGGGCCTGGCCGGCAAGGCGATGGGCATCGCCACCTCGGGATCGGTTCTGGGCAGCATCATCGGCATGTTCTTCCTGGCCACGCTGGCGCCGCTGCTGGGCACCTACGCGCTCAAGTTCCAGTCCTACGAGTTCTTCTGGCTGGCCATCTTCGGCATCGTCATCTCCGGCCATCTGACCGCGCTGGACGATCCGCTGAAGGGCTGGATCGCCGGCTTCCTCGGGCTGAGCGTGGCGATGGTCGGCCAGGAAGGCATCCACGCCTATCAGCGGTTCACCTACGGCACCACCGAGCTGCTCGGCGGCTTCGCCTTGATTCCGGCCATGGTCGGCGCCTTCGGGCTTGCCGAGGTGCTGACCGTCATGCGCAATCCGGTCGCCGAGATCGTGACGACGGCCCGCGACAGCGTCATCCCCAAGCTGGGCGAGGTGTTCCGCTATTGGCGCACCATCATCCGCAGCGGCATCATCGGTACCGGCGTCGGCATCATCCCGGGGGTGGGCGAGGACATCGGCGCCTGGGTGTCCTATGCCGCGGCACGCCGCAAGAGCAAGGAGCGCCATCTGTTCGGCAAGGGCTCGATCGAGGGGCTGATGGCCGCCGAATGCGGCAACAACGCGGCCGTGCCCGGCGCCCTCATTCCGGTGCTGACCCTGGCCATTCCGGGCTCCGCCCCGGCCGCCGTGCTGCTGGCCGCCATGTTCATCCACGGCGTGCGGCCGGGTCCGATGATCATGGTCGAGAACCCGCATTTCGTCTATCAGGTGGTGGCCATGGTGCTGTTCGCCACGCTGGCCATGCTGGTCTTCGGCCTGTCGATGACCAGGCCGCTGCTCAAGGTGCTGTCGGTTCCGCGCGAGCGCCTGATGCCGATCGTCTTCGTGCTGTGCGTCATCGGCTCCTACGCCATCGCCGAGCGGCTGTTCGACGTCGGCGTGATGATCGCCTTCGGCATCGGCGGCTACATCCTGCGCGAAATGAAGTATCCGATGGCGCCCCTGGTCCTCGGCATCATCCTGGGCGACATCCTGGACAAGAGCCTCAGGCGCGGCTTGGTGCTGAGCGATGGCGATCTCACGCCGTTCTTCACGCGGCCGATCTGCGCCGTGCTGTTTCTGATCACGTTAAGCTCGGTCCTGATGAGCATGCCGCCGTTCCGGCGGCTGATCGGCCGCATGGTGGCCGCGGTGCTTCCGGGCCGGTCCTCCCGGGAGGGCAACTAA
- a CDS encoding Bug family tripartite tricarboxylate transporter substrate binding protein translates to MMKKLGLLAALAAGATLAIGAPASAEWKPDKPVRIIVPWGAGGSTDQAIRAIAGDLEAGLGQKVVIVNQPGGGGAIGTQTVLDAPKDGYTWGSGAIHDLASYPVRGTINTRIKDWHIYLDSMNATVISVGPDSPIKDFGEFVTWMKTKPNGLSVAIAGIPSAGHTTIEQIKAQVSGGNYKPVSYDGGNPAMISTVAGETMATTQLMSEQIEMIRGKKLRPIALMATEAAEVEGAGRVESVKKWLPKLDPTPYYFGIWAPKGVPADVVAKMNDVWEKHVKKSAALKQWAKDKGQVVFPYYGEDALKRVWPAILTAVWSLHSAGQAKVNPADLGYEKP, encoded by the coding sequence ATGATGAAGAAACTCGGCCTGTTGGCCGCACTCGCGGCCGGAGCGACGTTGGCCATCGGGGCCCCGGCCTCGGCGGAATGGAAGCCGGACAAACCCGTCCGCATCATCGTTCCGTGGGGCGCCGGCGGCTCGACGGACCAGGCAATTCGCGCCATCGCGGGCGACCTCGAAGCGGGGCTCGGCCAGAAGGTGGTGATCGTGAACCAGCCGGGCGGCGGCGGTGCCATCGGCACCCAGACCGTGCTCGACGCCCCCAAGGACGGTTACACGTGGGGTTCCGGGGCGATTCACGATTTGGCCTCTTATCCGGTCCGCGGCACGATCAATACGCGGATCAAGGATTGGCACATCTATCTCGACTCGATGAACGCCACCGTCATCTCGGTCGGTCCGGACTCGCCGATCAAGGACTTCGGCGAGTTCGTCACCTGGATGAAGACGAAGCCAAACGGCCTGTCGGTGGCGATTGCCGGCATCCCGTCGGCCGGGCACACGACGATCGAGCAGATCAAAGCCCAAGTCTCTGGCGGCAATTACAAGCCGGTTTCATACGATGGCGGCAATCCGGCGATGATTTCGACGGTTGCCGGCGAGACGATGGCAACTACGCAGTTGATGTCGGAGCAGATCGAGATGATCCGCGGCAAGAAGCTGCGTCCGATCGCCCTCATGGCCACTGAGGCGGCCGAGGTTGAAGGAGCGGGCAGGGTCGAGTCGGTCAAGAAGTGGCTGCCCAAGCTCGATCCGACGCCGTACTACTTCGGCATCTGGGCGCCCAAGGGTGTGCCGGCCGACGTCGTCGCCAAGATGAACGACGTGTGGGAAAAGCACGTCAAGAAGTCGGCAGCCCTCAAGCAGTGGGCGAAGGACAAAGGCCAGGTGGTCTTCCCCTACTATGGCGAGGACGCCCTCAAGAGGGTGTGGCCGGCCATCCTCACGGCGGTATGGAGCCTGCATTCCGCCGGTCAGGCGAAGGTCAATCCGGCCGATCTCGGCTACGAAAAGCCGTAA